One Bufo gargarizans isolate SCDJY-AF-19 chromosome 3, ASM1485885v1, whole genome shotgun sequence DNA segment encodes these proteins:
- the LOC122932887 gene encoding uncharacterized protein LOC122932887, whose translation MEIDYSTLKRSTLKDLLEARGISASNKTKATLISEIMAEIRTEDDSVTAQRDETDGTEQAEFQRQLVFRLSFYGENPPVEIISKTMTEVQEFITRQRRPQTPSPAVSMVQEDASMFGLGAVLSQVGADGGEHPVAYISRKLLPREVSYAAIEKECLAVVWALKKLQPYLYGQAFSLLTDHNPLVWLNRVAGDNARLLRWSLALQPFDFNIQYRPGKQNGNADGLSRQTDLEK comes from the exons ATGGAGATTGATTACTCCACTTTAAAACGATCCACACTTAAAGATCTTCTGGAAGCAAGAGGTATTTCAGCCAGCAACAAAACAAAGGCAACACTTATCTCTGAAATAATGGCAGAAATCCGAACAGAGGATGATTCGGTCACTGCACAGAGGGACGAGACAGACGGAACAGAGCAAGCAGAGTTCCAAAGGCAGCTCGTATTCAGATTGTCATTTTATGGGGAGAacccaccagtggaaattatcTCCAAGACAATGACAGAGGTTCAAGAATTTATAACGCGGCAAAGGAGACCACAAACACCAAGCCCAGCAGTGTCTATGGTGCAAGAGG acgcttctatgtttggattgggggcagtgCTGAGCCAAGTTGGGGCCGATGGCGGAGAACACCCCGTGGCTTACATCAGTCGCAAACTGTTACCCAgagaagtaagctacgccgccatcgAGAAGGAATGCCTGGCTGTGGTGTGGGCCCTAAAGAAGTTACAGCCGTATTTATATGGACAGGCTTTTTCCCTGCTCACGGATCACAACCCGTTAGTATGGCTGAACCGGGTGGCTGGGgacaatgccaggctgctgcgctggagtttggcgctgcagccttttgactttaaTATTCAGTACCGCCCGGGCAAACAAAATGGAAACGCTGACGGGTTGTCGAGACAAACTGATTTGGAGAAATGA